Proteins from a single region of Pseudomonas quebecensis:
- a CDS encoding acetoin dehydrogenase dihydrolipoyllysine-residue acetyltransferase subunit yields the protein MIHTLTMPKWGLSMTEGRIDTWLKQPGERVEKGEEVLDVETDKISSSVEAPFSGVLRRVLAQSDETLPVGALLGIVVEGEASDAEIDAVIERFQAGFVSSAAEAETAGPSAQKVEVGGRLLRYLDLGEGGTPLVLVHGFGGDLNNWLFNQPALAADRRVIALDLPGHGESGKTLRSGDASELAQAVLGLLDHLHVERVHLAGHSMGGLVALTVAEQAPARVVSLTLIASAGLGADINGDYLQGFADANNRNALKPQLVQLFSDPALVTRQMLEDMLKFKRLEGVDQALRQLNGALFEGGRQKVDVRHVVGRQPSLVIWGSDDAIIPANHAQGLEAQVEILPGQGHMVQLEAAEQVNPLMLAFLKRH from the coding sequence ATGATCCATACCTTGACCATGCCCAAGTGGGGGCTATCGATGACTGAGGGCCGTATCGACACCTGGCTCAAGCAGCCGGGCGAGCGGGTGGAGAAGGGCGAAGAAGTGCTGGATGTGGAGACCGACAAAATTTCCAGCAGCGTCGAGGCGCCGTTCAGTGGCGTGTTGCGCCGAGTGCTGGCGCAGAGCGATGAAACCCTGCCGGTCGGCGCCTTGCTGGGGATTGTGGTGGAAGGTGAGGCCAGCGACGCCGAGATCGACGCGGTAATCGAACGCTTCCAGGCCGGGTTCGTGTCCAGTGCCGCCGAGGCCGAAACGGCGGGGCCGAGTGCGCAGAAAGTCGAGGTGGGCGGGCGCTTGCTGCGTTACCTGGACCTCGGCGAAGGCGGCACGCCGCTGGTGCTGGTGCATGGCTTTGGCGGCGACTTGAACAACTGGCTGTTCAACCAACCGGCCCTGGCCGCCGACCGCCGTGTGATCGCGCTCGACCTGCCGGGGCATGGCGAGTCGGGCAAGACGCTGCGCAGCGGCGACGCCTCGGAGTTGGCACAGGCGGTACTGGGCCTGCTCGATCATCTGCACGTGGAGCGCGTGCACCTGGCCGGCCATTCCATGGGCGGGCTGGTGGCCCTGACCGTTGCCGAGCAGGCGCCCGCGCGCGTGGTCTCGCTGACCCTGATCGCCAGCGCCGGCCTGGGTGCCGATATCAATGGCGATTATCTGCAAGGGTTTGCCGACGCTAACAATCGCAACGCCCTCAAGCCGCAGCTGGTGCAGTTGTTTAGCGATCCGGCGCTGGTGACGCGGCAGATGCTGGAGGACATGCTCAAGTTCAAACGGTTGGAGGGCGTGGATCAGGCGTTGCGCCAGCTCAATGGGGCGCTGTTCGAGGGCGGACGGCAGAAGGTGGATGTGCGCCATGTTGTCGGTCGACAGCCGAGCCTGGTGATCTGGGGCAGCGACGACGCCATTATCCCGGCCAACCATGCCCAAGGCTTGGAGGCCCAGGTGGAAATCCTGCCGGGGCAGGGGCATATGGTGCAGTTGGAGGCGGCGGAGCAGGTTAACCCGTTGATGCTGGCGTTCCTCAAGCGCCATTGA
- a CDS encoding alpha-ketoacid dehydrogenase subunit beta yields the protein MARKISYQQAINEALAQEMRRDQSVFIIGQDVSGGTGSPGEQDAWGGVLGVTKGLYPEFPERVLDAPLSEVGYVGMAVGAATRGMRPVCELMFVDFIGCCLDQLLNQAAKFRYMFGGKTTTPLVIRAMYGAGLRAAAQHSQMLTSMWTHIPGLKVVCPATPYDAKGMLIQAIRDNDPVIFLEHKMLYSLQGDVPEELYTVPFGEANFVREGRDVTLVTYGRMVHIALDAAANLARQGIDCEVLDLRTTSPLDEDSILESVEKTGRLVVIDESNPRCSIATDISALVAQRAFAALRAPIEMVTAPHTPVPFSDALEDLYIPDAARIEAAVLKIADKRNAA from the coding sequence ATGGCTCGCAAAATCAGCTATCAGCAGGCAATCAACGAAGCCCTGGCCCAGGAGATGCGCCGCGACCAGAGCGTGTTCATCATCGGCCAGGATGTGTCCGGCGGCACCGGGTCGCCCGGCGAACAGGACGCCTGGGGCGGCGTGCTCGGCGTCACCAAAGGCCTGTACCCGGAGTTCCCCGAGCGCGTGCTGGATGCGCCGTTGTCCGAGGTCGGCTACGTGGGCATGGCCGTGGGCGCCGCCACCCGGGGCATGCGCCCGGTGTGCGAACTGATGTTCGTCGACTTTATCGGCTGTTGCCTTGACCAGTTGCTCAACCAGGCTGCCAAGTTTCGCTATATGTTCGGTGGCAAGACCACCACACCGCTGGTGATCCGCGCCATGTACGGCGCCGGCCTGCGCGCCGCCGCCCAGCACTCGCAGATGCTCACCTCGATGTGGACCCACATTCCCGGCCTGAAAGTGGTGTGCCCGGCCACGCCCTATGATGCCAAGGGCATGCTGATCCAGGCGATCCGCGATAACGACCCGGTGATCTTCCTCGAACACAAAATGCTCTACAGCCTGCAAGGCGACGTGCCCGAAGAGCTGTATACCGTGCCGTTCGGCGAGGCCAACTTTGTGCGCGAAGGCCGCGACGTGACCCTGGTAACTTACGGGCGCATGGTGCATATCGCCCTCGACGCCGCCGCCAACCTGGCACGCCAAGGCATCGACTGCGAAGTATTGGACCTGCGCACCACCAGCCCACTGGATGAGGACAGCATCCTGGAAAGCGTGGAGAAAACCGGGCGCCTGGTGGTGATCGATGAGTCCAACCCGCGCTGCTCGATTGCCACCGACATCAGCGCCCTGGTGGCGCAGCGCGCATTCGCCGCACTGCGCGCGCCCATCGAAATGGTCACCGCGCCCCATACGCCGGTGCCGTTTTCCGATGCGCTGGAAGACCTGTACATCCCCGACGCCGCCAGGATCGAAGCCGCCGTGCTGAAGATCGCCGACAAGAGGAACGCCGCATGA
- a CDS encoding thiamine pyrophosphate-dependent dehydrogenase E1 component subunit alpha: MSTHLSTDQLLHAYTVMRTIRDFEERLHVEFATGEIPGFVHLYAGQEASAAGVMAHLNDDDCIASNHRGHGHCIAKGVDVFGMMAEIYGKKTGVCGGKGGSMHIADQEKGMLGANGIVGAGAPLAAGAALAARLKGSQGVAVAFFGDGGSNEGAVFEAMNLASIMKLPCLFVAENNGYAEATGSGWSVACKDIAERAVGFGMPGVIVDGNDFFAVHAALGVAVERARNGEGPTLVEVKLSRFYGHFEGDAQTYRGVDEVKNLRETQDCLVLFRQRCQAEGWLDAAQFERIDGEVAQLIEDAVRLAKSDPKPQAADLLSDVYVAYR; this comes from the coding sequence ATGTCCACCCACCTGTCCACTGATCAATTGCTGCATGCCTACACCGTGATGCGCACCATCCGTGATTTCGAAGAACGCCTGCATGTGGAATTCGCCACCGGCGAGATTCCCGGCTTCGTGCATTTGTACGCCGGCCAGGAAGCCAGTGCCGCCGGGGTCATGGCCCATCTTAACGATGACGATTGCATCGCCTCCAACCACCGTGGCCACGGTCATTGCATCGCCAAGGGGGTGGATGTGTTCGGCATGATGGCCGAGATCTACGGCAAGAAAACCGGCGTCTGCGGCGGTAAGGGCGGCTCCATGCACATCGCCGATCAGGAGAAAGGCATGCTCGGCGCCAATGGCATCGTCGGTGCCGGCGCACCGTTGGCGGCCGGTGCGGCGTTGGCCGCCAGGCTCAAGGGCAGCCAGGGCGTGGCCGTGGCATTTTTTGGCGATGGCGGCTCCAACGAGGGCGCGGTGTTCGAGGCGATGAACCTGGCCTCGATCATGAAATTGCCCTGTCTGTTCGTCGCCGAAAACAACGGCTATGCCGAAGCCACCGGTTCCGGCTGGTCGGTGGCGTGCAAGGACATCGCCGAGCGCGCCGTGGGATTTGGCATGCCGGGGGTGATCGTCGATGGCAACGATTTTTTCGCCGTGCACGCGGCGCTGGGCGTGGCGGTAGAGCGTGCACGCAACGGCGAAGGGCCGACGCTGGTGGAGGTCAAGTTGAGCCGTTTCTACGGCCACTTCGAAGGCGATGCCCAAACCTATCGCGGTGTGGATGAAGTGAAGAACCTGCGCGAAACCCAGGATTGCCTGGTGCTGTTCCGCCAGCGTTGCCAGGCCGAAGGCTGGTTGGACGCCGCGCAATTCGAGCGTATCGACGGCGAGGTCGCACAGTTGATCGAAGATGCCGTGCGCCTGGCCAAGTCCGACCCCAAGCCCCAGGCGGCCGATCTGCTCAGCGATGTCTACGTCGCCTACCGCTAA
- a CDS encoding sigma-54-dependent Fis family transcriptional regulator gives MLAANSREHVDCVSRVVRNADRLPQAPVPALIFDSWRRSMEQHHLDPGSLQGPRILSEPLLKECRERAELFMRIASEEVGQLHHRVRHADYCVMLTDAQGQTLDHRVDSSIRSDCRKAGLYLGTCWSEAEEGTCGVATVLTSKAAVTVHKRDHFRAAFIGLTCSAAPIFDPQGNLLGVMDASALKSPDDRRSQHLVRQMVAQSAQAIENAFFMHSARQHWVLQAHSTPGYVDSQPDLLLAWDQDGCLQALNSKARQALRRRFGQVPAHIGEVFDLDALRAVTDQRAQQLHWLGEPGALHVRVNTPQRCSRTRAAPSHQVDPRVEEHLRLAVRVKDRNLPVLVQGETGAGKEVFARQLHERSARRQGPFVAVNCAAIPENLIESELFGYVAGAFTGASSKGMPGLLVQADGGTLFLDEIGDMPLALQTRLLRVIAEGEVAPLGAARTRTVDIQVICASHRDLAALVSEGRFREDLYFRLGCARVSLPPLRDRTDKLALIHRLLEQESQRGTVALGISQAALEVLLSHGWPGNVRQLRHVLAYACAVCDGQTLQLADLPVEVRGEQVAAPTEQSASPERQVVLDALIRHRWKPTPTAQALGISRATLYRRVNQLGIDMPGKASLTQ, from the coding sequence ATGCTCGCCGCGAACTCCAGGGAGCACGTCGACTGCGTCAGTCGCGTGGTCCGCAATGCCGATCGCCTGCCCCAGGCACCGGTGCCCGCATTGATTTTCGATTCCTGGCGCCGCTCCATGGAACAACACCACCTGGACCCAGGCTCCCTGCAGGGCCCCCGTATCCTCAGCGAACCCTTGCTCAAGGAATGCCGCGAACGCGCCGAGCTGTTCATGCGCATCGCCAGCGAAGAAGTCGGGCAACTGCACCATCGCGTGCGTCATGCCGATTACTGCGTGATGCTTACCGACGCCCAGGGCCAGACCCTCGACCACCGCGTAGACAGCAGCATTCGCAGCGACTGTCGCAAGGCCGGTCTGTACCTGGGCACCTGCTGGTCGGAAGCCGAAGAAGGCACCTGCGGCGTGGCCACAGTATTGACCAGCAAGGCAGCGGTGACCGTGCACAAACGCGATCACTTTCGCGCAGCGTTCATCGGCCTGACCTGCTCCGCCGCGCCGATCTTCGATCCGCAGGGCAATCTGCTGGGGGTGATGGACGCCTCGGCGCTCAAGTCGCCGGATGACCGGCGCAGCCAGCACCTGGTGCGCCAGATGGTGGCCCAGAGCGCCCAGGCCATCGAGAATGCGTTCTTCATGCACAGCGCCCGCCAGCATTGGGTGCTGCAGGCGCACAGCACACCGGGCTATGTGGACAGCCAGCCCGACCTGCTGCTGGCCTGGGACCAGGACGGGTGCCTGCAGGCCCTCAACAGCAAGGCACGCCAGGCCCTGCGTCGACGCTTCGGCCAGGTGCCGGCGCATATCGGTGAAGTATTCGACCTGGATGCCTTGCGTGCGGTGACCGACCAGCGTGCCCAACAGTTGCACTGGCTGGGCGAACCCGGCGCGCTGCATGTGCGGGTCAACACGCCCCAACGTTGTTCGCGCACGCGCGCGGCGCCGAGCCATCAGGTCGACCCCCGTGTGGAAGAACACCTGCGCCTGGCCGTACGGGTCAAGGACCGCAACCTGCCGGTGCTGGTGCAAGGCGAAACCGGTGCCGGCAAGGAAGTCTTCGCGCGCCAGTTGCATGAACGCAGTGCGCGCCGCCAGGGCCCATTCGTGGCGGTGAACTGCGCGGCGATCCCGGAGAACCTGATTGAAAGCGAGCTGTTCGGCTATGTGGCAGGGGCGTTTACCGGTGCCTCCAGCAAAGGCATGCCCGGCCTGTTGGTGCAGGCCGACGGCGGCACGCTGTTCCTCGATGAGATCGGCGACATGCCGCTGGCGTTGCAGACCCGCCTGTTGCGGGTCATTGCCGAGGGTGAAGTGGCGCCCCTGGGCGCGGCCAGAACCCGCACGGTGGATATCCAGGTGATCTGCGCCAGCCACCGCGACCTGGCGGCGCTGGTGAGCGAGGGGCGCTTTCGCGAAGACTTGTACTTTCGCCTCGGCTGCGCCCGGGTCAGCCTGCCGCCGTTGCGCGATCGCACCGACAAACTGGCCCTGATCCACCGCCTGCTGGAGCAGGAATCACAGCGCGGCACGGTCGCACTGGGCATCAGCCAGGCGGCGCTTGAAGTGCTGTTGAGCCATGGCTGGCCCGGCAATGTGAGGCAACTGCGGCATGTGCTGGCGTATGCCTGCGCGGTGTGCGACGGCCAAACCCTGCAACTGGCGGATCTGCCGGTGGAAGTGCGCGGCGAACAGGTCGCGGCGCCGACCGAACAGAGCGCCAGCCCGGAACGGCAAGTGGTACTGGATGCGCTGATCCGGCATCGCTGGAAACCAACACCGACCGCCCAGGCGCTGGGCATTTCCAGAGCCACCCTGTACCGCCGAGTCAACCAACTGGGCATCGATATGCCCGGCAAGGCTTCCCTGACACAGTGA
- a CDS encoding acetoin reductase: MGIAGKVALVTGAGQGIGRAIALRLAQEGADIALVDINGAKLAAVATEITAIGRKASVFIADVSKREQVVAAVEHAHQTLGGFDIIVNNAGVAQIDALLEVTPEQVERTLGINVQGVLWGIQAAGKKFKALGCKGKIINACSIAGHEGFALLGVYSATKFAVRALTQAAAKELASAGITVNAYCPGVVGTDMWVEIDKRMAEITGAEVGATYKQYVDGIALGRAETPEDVAGLVAFLAGPDADYMTGQAPLIDGGLVYR; the protein is encoded by the coding sequence ATGGGTATCGCTGGAAAAGTTGCGCTGGTCACCGGCGCCGGGCAGGGCATCGGCCGGGCCATTGCCTTGCGCCTGGCTCAGGAGGGCGCCGATATCGCCCTGGTGGACATCAATGGTGCCAAACTCGCCGCCGTGGCCACCGAAATCACGGCCATCGGACGCAAGGCGTCGGTGTTTATCGCCGATGTGTCCAAGCGCGAACAGGTTGTGGCGGCGGTGGAGCATGCGCACCAGACCCTGGGCGGCTTCGACATCATCGTCAACAACGCCGGGGTGGCGCAGATCGATGCACTGCTGGAGGTGACCCCGGAACAGGTCGAACGCACCTTGGGTATCAATGTGCAGGGCGTGTTGTGGGGCATCCAGGCCGCCGGCAAGAAGTTCAAGGCGCTGGGGTGCAAGGGCAAGATTATCAACGCCTGCTCCATCGCCGGCCATGAAGGGTTTGCGCTGCTGGGCGTGTACTCGGCCACCAAGTTCGCCGTGCGTGCGCTGACCCAGGCGGCGGCCAAGGAGCTGGCCAGCGCGGGGATCACCGTCAATGCCTACTGCCCGGGCGTCGTGGGCACCGATATGTGGGTGGAGATCGACAAGCGCATGGCTGAGATCACTGGGGCCGAGGTGGGCGCGACCTACAAGCAATACGTGGACGGCATCGCTCTGGGCCGCGCCGAAACACCGGAAGACGTGGCGGGGCTGGTAGCGTTCCTGGCCGGTCCGGATGCGGACTACATGACCGGGCAGGCGCCCCTGATCGATGGTGGGTTGGTCTACCGCTGA
- a CDS encoding TonB-dependent siderophore receptor, with protein MVLRFRPVVTSRVALGLLLSGGIGNSLAAALELPALQVQGEDTSGYRAETASVGGFHETPLLDTAASVSVFNAALIKDQQARLLSEVLRNDASVGDSYAPIGYYENFVVRGFSLNAASSYKINGRTITGEQNVALENKQQVEVLKGLAGLQSGISEPSGAINYVTKRPEEVRSVTVSTDDRGSGYLATDVGGWFGSEQQFGLRANVAHEDLHSYVEHANGQRDFLSLAFDWNISPDAVLQLDAEYQNKQQRSVPGYQLLGGSAVPHGASPKKLLGHQSGAKPVDIDSLNLNGTFDYRFNDQWTAQISAARSKVVIDDYSSFAWGCYYIGSCNANTFSPEGDYDIYDYRSPDDTRRDDEVQVAMTGRFDTAGLGHELTFGTSAFRRVIDQRKPVNEWIGSGNIHRDAATFAPTDVPLNDSHRTLDSRQYGLFVTDRLRFNEQWQTVLGGREVRLDEQAFDSDGNPSRHTQQYVFLPQAALIYKPVDSVSLYTRYGKGLSLGGTAPWFATNASETLAPTTSRQIEAGVKYDWRRISFAAALFQTRQGYQYARPDGAGSFTYVQQGEQKNTGLEVSANGWATDRLQIATSVAAIRARVSGSGTAAYEGHQAINVPKLRASLYADYALPWVNGLAVLGGVQYSAKKYANRSGNVQVGDYAVVNVGSRYTTHLDGYETVLRLSVDNLFDKRYWRDAGEYLGDDYLFQGAPLTARLSATVNF; from the coding sequence ATGGTTTTGCGTTTTCGCCCCGTCGTCACTTCACGTGTTGCCCTCGGCCTGCTGCTCAGCGGCGGCATCGGCAACAGCCTGGCGGCCGCGCTGGAACTGCCGGCGCTGCAGGTACAGGGCGAAGATACGTCCGGCTATCGCGCCGAAACCGCCTCGGTCGGCGGCTTCCATGAAACACCGCTGCTCGACACCGCGGCCTCGGTCAGCGTGTTCAACGCCGCGCTGATCAAGGACCAGCAAGCGCGCCTGCTCAGTGAAGTGCTGCGCAACGATGCGTCGGTGGGCGACAGCTATGCGCCCATCGGCTACTACGAAAACTTCGTGGTGCGCGGTTTTTCGCTGAACGCGGCCAGCAGCTACAAGATCAATGGGCGCACCATCACCGGCGAACAGAACGTCGCCCTGGAAAACAAGCAGCAGGTGGAAGTGCTCAAGGGCCTGGCGGGCTTGCAGAGCGGTATTTCCGAACCCAGCGGCGCGATCAACTATGTCACCAAGCGCCCGGAAGAGGTGCGCTCGGTGACCGTGTCCACCGACGATCGCGGCAGCGGTTACCTGGCCACCGATGTCGGTGGCTGGTTCGGCAGCGAGCAGCAGTTCGGCCTGAGGGCCAACGTCGCTCATGAAGACCTGCATTCCTACGTGGAACACGCCAACGGCCAGCGCGATTTCCTGTCCCTGGCGTTCGACTGGAACATCAGCCCCGACGCCGTGCTGCAACTGGACGCCGAATACCAGAACAAACAACAGCGCTCGGTGCCGGGTTATCAGTTGCTGGGCGGCAGCGCAGTGCCCCATGGGGCCTCGCCGAAGAAACTGCTGGGGCACCAGAGCGGCGCCAAACCGGTGGACATCGATTCGCTGAACCTCAACGGCACGTTCGACTATCGCTTCAACGATCAATGGACAGCCCAGATCAGCGCCGCGCGCAGCAAAGTGGTGATCGATGACTACAGCTCATTTGCCTGGGGTTGCTATTACATCGGCAGCTGCAATGCCAACACCTTCAGCCCCGAAGGCGACTACGACATCTACGACTACCGCAGCCCCGACGACACGCGCCGCGACGACGAGGTGCAGGTCGCCATGACCGGCCGGTTCGACACCGCGGGCCTGGGCCACGAATTGACCTTCGGCACCAGCGCGTTTCGTCGAGTGATCGACCAGCGCAAACCCGTCAACGAGTGGATCGGCAGCGGCAACATCCACCGGGACGCCGCCACCTTCGCGCCGACCGACGTGCCGCTCAACGACAGCCATCGCACCCTCGACAGCCGCCAGTACGGCCTGTTCGTCACGGATCGCCTGCGCTTCAACGAGCAGTGGCAAACGGTCCTCGGCGGGCGTGAAGTGCGCCTCGATGAACAGGCGTTCGACAGCGACGGCAACCCGTCCCGCCACACGCAGCAATACGTGTTTCTACCCCAGGCGGCGCTGATCTATAAGCCGGTGGACAGCGTTTCGCTATACACCCGCTACGGCAAAGGCTTGTCTCTGGGAGGCACCGCGCCATGGTTCGCGACCAATGCCAGTGAGACCCTGGCACCGACCACCTCGCGACAGATCGAGGCCGGCGTCAAATACGACTGGCGCCGCATCAGCTTCGCCGCCGCGCTGTTCCAGACCCGACAGGGCTACCAATACGCCCGACCCGACGGCGCCGGCAGCTTCACCTATGTGCAGCAGGGCGAGCAGAAAAACACCGGGCTGGAAGTGTCGGCCAATGGCTGGGCCACCGACCGTTTGCAGATCGCCACCAGCGTGGCGGCGATTCGTGCACGGGTGAGCGGCAGCGGCACGGCGGCCTATGAAGGGCACCAGGCGATCAACGTGCCCAAGCTGCGCGCCAGCCTATACGCCGACTATGCGCTGCCGTGGGTCAATGGCCTGGCGGTGCTGGGTGGCGTGCAATACAGCGCCAAGAAGTACGCCAACCGCAGCGGCAATGTGCAGGTGGGCGATTACGCGGTGGTCAACGTCGGCAGCCGCTACACCACCCACCTCGACGGCTACGAAACCGTATTGCGCCTGAGCGTCGACAACCTGTTCGACAAACGTTACTGGCGCGATGCCGGCGAGTACCTGGGCGACGACTACCTGTTCCAGGGCGCACCACTGACGGCGCGCCTGAGCGCAACGGTCAATTTCTAA
- a CDS encoding carboxymuconolactone decarboxylase family protein: MQTRTDFYTASPDAMKAMLALETAVGRLSIELPLLELIRLRVSQINGCAFCLDMHTADARKGGETERRLYTLSAWRETPFFTPRERAALAWAESLTLLSQTHAPDADYTALAAEFSAQEQVDLSLAIATINSWNRLAVGFRKMPK, from the coding sequence ATGCAAACCCGTACCGATTTCTACACCGCGTCCCCCGATGCCATGAAGGCCATGCTCGCCCTGGAGACCGCCGTCGGCAGACTCTCCATCGAACTGCCGCTGCTGGAACTGATTCGCCTGCGGGTCTCGCAGATCAACGGCTGTGCTTTCTGCCTGGACATGCACACCGCCGACGCCCGCAAGGGCGGTGAGACCGAGCGGCGTCTGTACACGCTGTCGGCCTGGCGCGAGACGCCGTTCTTCACGCCGCGTGAGCGCGCCGCACTGGCCTGGGCCGAAAGCCTGACCCTGCTCAGCCAGACGCACGCGCCGGATGCGGACTACACCGCGCTGGCGGCCGAATTCAGCGCCCAGGAACAGGTCGATTTGAGCCTGGCCATTGCTACCATCAACAGTTGGAACCGCCTTGCCGTGGGTTTTCGCAAAATGCCCAAGTAA
- the uvrA gene encoding excinuclease ABC subunit UvrA gives MTSQRNLPPTTSPRAGFVRVRGAREHNLRNVDVDIPRDALVVFTGVSGSGKSSLAFSTVYAEAQRRYFESVAPYARRLIDQVGVPDVDSIEGLPPAVALQQQRGTPSARSSVGSVTTLSSLIRMLYSRAGQYPAGQAMLYAEDFSPNLPQGACPQCHGLGRVYEVTEALMVPDPSLSIRQRAVASWPLAWQGQNLRDILVTLGYDVDIPWRDLPKKQRDWILFTEETPTVPVYAGFTPEQTREALKRKLEPSYQGTFSGARRYILHTFSHTQSALMKKRVSQFMQGSPCPLCEGKRLTRAALSVKFAGVDIGELSQLSLSQLADLLRPVAAGQDRMKLSVEKRLAAQRIAEDLLERVGTLIELGLGYLSLERSTPSLSSGELQRLRLATQLGSQLFGVIYVLDEPSAGLHPADGEALFTALERLKAAGNSLFVVEHDLETMRRADWLIDVGPAAGEQGGQVLYSGPPAGLAEVQASQTREYLFAAPRPAAAARREPSAWLALEGVTRNNLKDLNVDFPLGCFTAVTGVSGSGKSSLVSQALLELVGSGLGRVVEADEEPSLEDDAPQTSGGRIGAGLEHIRRLVQVDQKPIGRTPRSNLATYTGLFDNVRKLFAATPAAKKRGYDAGQFSFNVAKGRCPNCEGEGFVSVELLFMPSVYAPCPTCHGARYNPQTLAVKWQGLNIAQVLGLTVDQAVEVFADQPGVLRSLQVLRDIGLGYLRLGQPATELSGGEAQRIKLATELQRNARGATLYVLDEPTTGLHPRDVDRLLSQLNQLVDAGHTVIVVEHEMRVVAQSDWVIDIGPGAGDLGGQVVASGTPHTVAKNKKSRTAPFLRRELV, from the coding sequence ATGACCTCACAACGCAACCTCCCGCCGACCACGTCCCCGCGCGCCGGCTTTGTGCGCGTGCGCGGCGCCCGTGAACACAACCTGCGCAACGTCGATGTGGACATTCCGCGCGATGCCCTGGTGGTGTTCACCGGCGTGTCCGGCTCGGGCAAGTCGTCCCTGGCGTTTTCCACCGTGTATGCCGAGGCTCAGCGTCGCTATTTCGAATCGGTGGCGCCGTATGCGCGGCGCCTGATCGATCAGGTCGGCGTGCCGGATGTGGACAGCATCGAAGGCCTGCCGCCGGCCGTGGCCCTGCAACAGCAACGCGGCACGCCAAGTGCGCGCTCGTCGGTGGGCAGTGTGACCACCCTGTCGAGCCTGATTCGCATGCTGTACTCCCGCGCCGGTCAGTACCCGGCGGGGCAGGCCATGCTGTATGCCGAGGATTTTTCGCCGAACCTGCCCCAGGGCGCATGCCCGCAATGCCATGGCCTGGGTCGCGTGTATGAGGTGACCGAGGCGCTGATGGTGCCCGATCCGTCGTTGAGCATCCGGCAGCGCGCGGTGGCGTCCTGGCCGCTGGCATGGCAGGGCCAGAACCTGCGGGACATCCTGGTGACCCTGGGGTACGACGTGGATATTCCTTGGCGCGACCTGCCGAAAAAGCAGCGCGACTGGATTCTCTTCACCGAGGAAACGCCCACCGTGCCGGTGTACGCCGGCTTCACCCCTGAGCAGACCCGCGAGGCGCTCAAGCGCAAGCTGGAGCCCAGCTATCAAGGTACGTTCAGCGGCGCGCGGCGCTATATCCTGCACACCTTCAGCCACACTCAGAGCGCGCTGATGAAAAAGCGTGTCTCGCAGTTTATGCAGGGCAGCCCTTGCCCGCTGTGCGAGGGCAAACGCCTGACCCGCGCGGCGTTGTCGGTGAAGTTCGCCGGGGTGGACATCGGTGAGTTGTCGCAGCTGTCGTTGAGCCAATTGGCCGACTTGCTGCGGCCGGTGGCGGCGGGGCAGGACCGTATGAAATTGTCGGTGGAAAAACGCCTGGCGGCCCAGCGTATCGCTGAGGATTTGCTTGAGCGCGTCGGCACGCTGATCGAGCTGGGCCTGGGCTACCTGTCCCTGGAGCGCAGCACGCCGAGCTTGTCGTCCGGCGAATTGCAGCGTTTGCGCCTGGCCACTCAACTGGGCTCGCAATTGTTCGGCGTGATCTATGTGCTGGACGAGCCTTCGGCCGGGCTGCATCCGGCGGATGGAGAAGCGCTGTTTACCGCATTGGAGCGTTTGAAGGCGGCGGGCAATTCATTGTTTGTGGTCGAGCATGACCTGGAAACCATGCGCCGCGCCGACTGGCTGATCGATGTCGGCCCGGCTGCCGGCGAGCAGGGCGGGCAAGTGCTGTACAGCGGCCCGCCCGCCGGCCTGGCCGAGGTGCAGGCGTCGCAGACCCGTGAGTACCTGTTTGCCGCACCGCGCCCGGCCGCCGCCGCGCGTCGTGAGCCCAGCGCCTGGCTGGCGCTGGAGGGCGTAACGCGCAATAACCTCAAGGACCTGAACGTCGATTTCCCGTTGGGCTGTTTTACCGCCGTTACCGGCGTGTCCGGTTCGGGCAAGTCCAGCCTGGTCAGCCAGGCATTGCTGGAACTGGTGGGCAGCGGTCTGGGGCGCGTGGTGGAAGCCGATGAAGAACCGAGCCTGGAAGACGACGCGCCGCAAACCAGCGGCGGGCGTATCGGCGCCGGGCTGGAACATATCCGCCGCCTGGTGCAGGTGGATCAGAAGCCCATCGGCCGCACGCCGCGCTCCAACCTGGCGACCTACACCGGGCTGTTCGACAACGTGCGCAAACTGTTTGCCGCCACGCCGGCGGCGAAGAAGCGCGGTTACGATGCCGGGCAGTTCTCCTTCAACGTCGCCAAGGGCCGCTGCCCGAACTGCGAGGGCGAAGGCTTTGTCAGCGTCGAATTGCTGTTTATGCCGAGCGTTTACGCACCGTGCCCGACCTGCCATGGCGCGCGCTACAACCCCCAGACCCTGGCGGTCAAATGGCAAGGCCTGAACATCGCTCAGGTACTGGGGCTGACGGTGGACCAGGCGGTGGAGGTGTTTGCCGACCAACCGGGTGTGCTGCGCTCGTTGCAGGTGCTGCGGGATATCGGTTTGGGTTACCTGCGCCTGGGCCAACCGGCCACCGAACTGTCCGGTGGCGAAGCGCAGCGCATCAAACTGGCCACCGAACTGCAACGCAATGCTCGCGGTGCCACGTTGTATGTGCTGGACGAGCCCACCACCGGATTGCATCCACGGGATGTCGATCGCCTGCTCAGCCAGCTCAACCAACTGGTGGATGCCGGGCATACGGTGATCGTGGTGGAGCACGAAATGCGCGTGGTGGCGCAGAGTGACTGGGTGATCGATATCGGGCCGGGCGCAGGGGACCTGGGTGGGCAGGTGGTGGCCAGTGGCACACCGCACACGGTGGCCAAGAACAAGAAGAGTCGGACGGCACCGTTTTTGCGGCGCGAGCTGGTTTAG